A genomic region of Lycorma delicatula isolate Av1 chromosome 4, ASM4794821v1, whole genome shotgun sequence contains the following coding sequences:
- the Tektin-C gene encoding tektin C, which produces MHNRARQNLITVPPPPARFTMDEWHLNNTQQYRISEDQRQLAERIINESERIIDETNNIVNKNKKEVDHHIEIKIHDINFCKNQLEFQKKELDLEIEALKTYKERIEDAQQSLQTNAENICKKCLILREGRLGIDLCCDIVEIELKKEFEVIDGARSLLSRCLEQVKEQIRRTRAMIYTLVRDLEDKTNVLVIDKHNASLKETSLNLSMYQGIASLNPADITKEEWRAFSQQNIDDAVKELVAGRPLRSYIDMLLLQVIEDLLKQYNIVNEAFKERIEEYKESKGKLEKQHFEIVKQANEMIRNITQLEKAIAEKEGFMALAHTRLGNRSQRPGAELCRDEVDAKLVEEVKEIKDVVTNLQQMLAESQASLRYLLKSQVQLEEDINIKTNSLKIDEVDCMTSRLGMDYHIF; this is translated from the exons atgcacaaTCGGGCTAGACAGAATTTGATAACTGTTCCACCACCACCAGCTAGATTTACGATGGATGAGTGGCATTTGAATAATACCCAACAATATCGCATAAGTGAAGATCAGCGCCAATTAGCAGAACGTATTATTAATGAATCTGAACGTATAATTGATGAaactaataatattgttaataaaaataaaaaagaagttgatcatcatattgaaattaaaattcatgacattaatttttgtaaaaaccaacttgaatttcagaaaaaagaattagATCTAGAAATTGAAGCTCTTAAAAcatataaagaaagaatagaaGATGCACAACAATCTTTGCAAACAAATgctgaaaatatatgtaaaaaatgccTAATTTTAAG agaaGGACGTCTTGGAATTGATCTTTGTTGTGATATagttgaaattgaattaaaaaaagaatttgaagtcATTGATGGAGCTAGAAGTTTATTATCACGATGTTTAGAACAAGTTAAGGAACAAATTCGACGAACACGAGCAATGATTTATACACTCGTTAGAGACCTTGAAGATAAAACTAATGTGCTTGTTATTGATAAGCATAATGCATCTTTGAAAGAGACAAGCTTAAATTTGTCTATGTATCAAGGAATTGCATCACTTAATCCTGC AGATATAACAAAAGAAGAATGGCGTGCTTTTTCACAACAAAACATTGATGATGCTGTTAAAGAACTTGTGGCTGGGCGACCATTACGTTCATATATTGATATGTTATTATTGCAGGTAATTGAAGATTTATTGAAACAATATAATATTGTCAATGAAgcttttaaagaaagaattgaagAGTATAAAGAATCAAaaggaaaattagaaaaacaacattttgaa ATTGTAAAGCAAGCTAATGAAATGATACGTAACATAACTCAACTTGAGAAAGCAATTGCTGAAAAGGAAGGTTTTATGGCGCTAGCTCATACAAGACTTGGTAATAGAAGTCAACGTCCTGGTGCTGAATTATGCAG GGATGAAGTTGATGCAAAGCTTGTTGAAGAAGTTAAGGAAATTAAAGATGTAGTTACAAACTTGCAACAAATGTTAGCAGAG TCACAAGCATCATTGCGCTATTTACTGAAATCACAAGTACAGTTGGAGGAAGATATTAACATTAAAACGAATTCGTTGAAAATTGATGAAGTCGATTGTATGACATCAAGACTTGGAATGgattaccatattttttaa